The following are from one region of the Actinoplanes sp. L3-i22 genome:
- a CDS encoding YbaB/EbfC family nucleoid-associated protein — MVSDLRKATEELPGMQKRMLAVTGTAWSPDRMIKAVVGPRGHLLELEIDPRVLRQPNSKALSASIVQTVRVAIEDAGRKSAEVMDEALPSDLRALGDGNVRKYVGGHDADVRERAEDDHG; from the coding sequence ATGGTCTCCGACCTGCGCAAAGCCACCGAAGAGCTGCCGGGCATGCAGAAGCGCATGCTCGCGGTGACCGGCACCGCCTGGTCGCCGGATCGCATGATCAAGGCCGTCGTCGGACCCCGTGGTCACCTCCTGGAGCTCGAGATCGACCCCAGGGTGCTGCGCCAGCCGAACTCGAAGGCGCTGTCGGCGAGCATCGTGCAGACCGTGCGCGTCGCGATCGAGGACGCCGGCCGCAAGAGCGCCGAGGTGATGGACGAGGCCCTGCCGAGCGACCTGCGGGCGCTGGGCGACGGGAATGTGCGGAAATACGTCGGCGGTCATGACGCGGACGTGCGGGAGCGGGCGGAGGACGACCATGGGTGA
- a CDS encoding WXG100 family type VII secretion target yields the protein MSITYNFGQINDVAQAIGTYEGQMDQQLNELYQGFTSLFAQDWSGAAGQACDEARQKWNQGAMEIKTALQSVGVKLGASAERMQQIDQQIAAGM from the coding sequence ATGAGCATTACCTACAACTTCGGTCAGATCAACGATGTCGCGCAGGCCATCGGCACCTACGAGGGCCAGATGGACCAGCAGCTGAACGAGCTGTACCAGGGGTTCACGAGCCTGTTCGCCCAGGACTGGTCCGGCGCCGCCGGCCAGGCCTGCGACGAGGCCCGGCAGAAGTGGAACCAGGGCGCCATGGAGATCAAGACCGCGCTCCAGTCGGTGGGCGTCAAGCTCGGCGCGTCGGCCGAGCGGATGCAGCAGATCGACCAGCAGATCGCGGCCGGGATGTGA